Genomic segment of Candidatus Protochlamydia amoebophila UWE25:
AATTGGTTTCTTGGTATTTGCAACTGCGATTTTACTTTTATTTAGCATGATCACATGGATTGCCATGAATCATTTAACAAAACCTATTCAAAAAATCATCCAATCAGCTAGATCTTATCAAATGGGAGGCCAACAAAGCTTTTCAGAGATAGATACAAGTAATTTAAATCCTAAAGATGATTTTACAAAATTAGCTCTTACTCTCAATAGCCTATCAGCAAAAATTAGAAATCATATTCATATTTTAACGCAAGAGCGAGATGAGAAAGAAGCCATCTTAGAATCACTTGTGGAAGGAGTAATTGCCGTTGACCGTACAATGTGTATCGCTTATGCAAATCACATGGCAATCAAATTTATTGGATTAAATCAACTTGATTTAATAGGTCAAAAATTTTCTTCTCTAAACCAAGAAAAATACTTAACACTATTAAGACAATGTCAAGAAGAAGAAAAACCTTTAACAGACACTCTAGAAATAAATATTGAGGGGAAAAAACTTTACCTTGATATTGTTGCGGCTCCCAAAAGGAATAACAGTGGAGCAATACTTGTTCTACAAGATAAAACAGCGCACTATAAAATATTCGAAATGCGAAGAGATTTTATTGCTAACGCTTCCCATGAATTAAAAACACCTATTACTATTATCCGTGGATTTGCTGAAGCACTTTACGATAATCCGGGGCTACCTCAAGATATTCAAAATGAAATTACCACTAAAATTGTCCGTAACTGTAAGCGCATGACGGCTCTCATTAAAGATTTATTAACCTTAGCAGATATTGAGAACATTCCTTCTTCTCGCTTAAGCTTATGTGATCTTTTTGATTTAACAACTCGTTGTCAATCTATGCTTCATGAAATATTTCCTGATGCCGAAGTGAATATCGAAACGTCAAGCGATGACATTAAATTAATAGTAGATGAAGATTTATTCGAATTAGCGATCATGAACTTGATTGAAAATGCTGCGAAATATTCTTCGAGGCCGGCGCATATTTTTGTCAAATTAAACGATTTATCCGATCATATTGTGATTGAAGTTTCTGATCAAGGTATCGGCATTCCGCTTGCCGATCAAGAGCATATTTTTGATCGTTTTTACACGGTAGATAAAGCTCACTCTCAAAAAATGGGAGGATCAGGCCTTGGACTTTCTATCGTTAAAACAATTATTGAAAAACACTTTGGTACAATTACCTTAAAATCTGAACTAGGTAAAGGATCGACTTTCACGATTACCCTTCCTAAATCAATTCGTCCAGAAGTGGAATTCTAAAGATTTTATTTACCGAAAATAGTGAGATTTCCCACAATGCGAGAAAACACTTGATAGGGAGATTTGATGACTAATGATGTTCGCTTAACTTCAGATTTAATTCACGAAGCCCAAAACAAAATTGATCAGATTAGACAAGAAATAGGAAAAGTTGTTGTTGGGCAAACATTTTTGATCGATTGTTTATTAATTGGCCTATTTGCTGATGGCCATCTTCTCTTAGAAGGTGTACCTGGTCTTGCTAAAACCCTGGCTGCCACCACATTTTCTAAAATCATAGACTGTCAATTTAAAAGAGTTCAGTTTACTCCTGATCTTTTACCTGCAGACTTAGTTGGAACCCCTATTTATAATCCTAAAGAGGGAACTTTTAGTATCAAGCAAGGCCCTATTTTTACCAATATTCTACTTGCTGATGAAATCAATCGCGCCCCTGCTAAAGTTCAATCCGCCTTACTAGAAGTCATGCAAGAAAAACAAGTGACAATTGGAGGAGAAACATTTGAGGCCCCTCGACCTTTTTTAGTTTTAGCGACTCAAAATCCGATTGAGCAAGAAGGAACCTATCCTTTATCTGAAGCACAAACAGACCGTTTTATGATGAAAATTTTGCTTACTTACCCATCTCGAGCAGAAGAAAAAGAAATTCTCAAACGTATTGGATCTTTATCCCCCTTACCCGCTATTTCAGCTATCCTTAGTGTAGAAGACATTCTTTTTTTTCGAAAGCTTGTCAATGAAGTCTACTTAGATGAGAAAATTTTTGAGTATATCTTAGATATTATTCAAACAACGCGTAAACCCGAGGATTATCAATTAGGACAGATTAAAGGGTTACTCGAATATGGAGCTTCTCCAAGAGCCACCTTAGCATTAAAACAAGCTGCGAAAGCGCATGCTTTTATTAGAGGGCGTTATTTTGTAAACCCGCAAGATATTAAAGATGTGTGTCTTCCCATTTTAAGACATCGTTTACGACTTTCTTATGAGGCTGAAGCCGAGAATTTAACAACAGATGCTGTCATTCGACAAATTTTAGATACGCTGCCTATCCCATGAATCCAACTCTACTAGAAATTTTTCAACATATCCGCCGCATCCAAATTGAAACAACCCGTAATGTGGATGATCTTTTTGCAGGAATTTACCGCTCAGCTTTTAAAGGTCGCGGCTTAGAATTTGAAGATGTTAGAGAATATCAACCAGGTGATGATATTCGAAGCATTGACTGGAATGTCACAGCTAGACTTCAAACACCCTATTTAAAAAATTTTCGAGAAGAAAGAGAGCTCACAGTGATGTTGGTAGTTGACATCTCTGCCTCGTCTCATTTTAGCCATATCAAACAGTTAAAAAGTGAATTAATTGCAGAAGTTGCTGCTTTATTAGCTTTTTCAGCTATTAAGAATCAAGACAATGTAGGATTGCTTCTATTTTCCAATCAAATAGAACTCTACTTGAAACCTAAAAAAGGGCTTCGACACGTTTTGAGAGTTATTCGTGAGCTTCTATTTTTTCAGCCTCAGTATCGGGGAACAGATCTTCAAAAAGCTTTAAGATTTTTAGGAAACGTCCAGAAAAAACAATCAACTTGCTTTCTAATTTCAGACTTTTTGACACAACCTTTATTTCATGCAATTCATGTCACCGCCAAAAGACATGAACTTATCGGAATTCAACTCTATGACGAATATGAACAAAATTTCCCCTCTATGGGATTAATTTCATTATATGATTTAGAATCAAATAAAAAAGCATTAATAGATTCATCTGACAAGTCCTTACAAAAGTTTTATCAAGAGTCATCAAAATATAGACAACAATTATGGCAAAAAACATTTGCCAAAGCTGGCGCAGCATGGATTTCAATTCGAACAGATGAATCTTCTACTCAAGCATTGTATAACTTTTTTAAATTTAGGCATAAAAAGTGATTTTTTGGATCCGATTCATCCTATTCCTCCCTATATTCCTTCAAGCAGAATTAACATGGAATACTATCCAAAATGATATTTCTATTGGATTAGAATTTTCTTCAGAACATATAACCTTAGAGCAGCCTTTGACTGTGAAGGCGAACATACATTCTCCCTCTTCTGATAAAATGAATAAAAATATGCTTATCCATCAATTGACACATTCATTTAATCCCCTTCAGCCAGTTTTTGCAATCCAGGAAGTTATTCAAACATCCCAAGAAGAAAATCAAAAACAACGTACAAACTTTTCTCTTATCCTTTCTCCATTGCAAGTTGGAGAAATTCCTTTATCCTTTTTAAATATTTTATTTGAAACAACAAAGGAAGAGAAAATCAAAAATATTTTTACACCCATTTTTTCTATCGAAGTGGCAAATTCCGAAGAATTGGATAAACAATTCTTACCTATTGCACCCTTATTCTCCATTGATCGTCAATTTCCTTTAACATTAACAGAAAGTAACCGAATTGATATCTACGAAAATAAAAAACAACTGGATTTAGAAGCAGAAAGAAATCAAAAAATTTTTTCAGAAAGGACGGTTCCTTGGCTAACAATCCTGCTGTTATTGTGTTTACTGCTTGCCTGGTATGGACGAAATATATTTTTCCTCAGGCATATAACTTTGCTCTCAGAAAAATCCCCAGAATTAAACGCTCAACAAACTTTATTGCTATTAAAACAAGAACAACTTCCCCAACAAGGTTTATACAAATCTTTTTACACACAACTTCAAGATCTACTTTTATCGTATTTAGAAAAGCATTTAAAGATGCGCTTAAAATCTTTCACTGCAGAAGAGTTACATTTTCAACTTATTCAATCTAATTTTTCCCCCACATGGATTGATCCCATTATCAATTTCGTAAAAAAAGCCAATCAAATTAGATTTTCTAATGATCCTCTCATAAATATAGAATGGGAGATGGATGAAAAACTTGTGGAAACAATTGTTTTTTCTCACCCATCCAGCAATCAACTTCAGCGTATTTCTCTAAAATCTTCTCGTTTTACTTCTGGTGAAAATAAAGAGCTTTCTAGTTGAAAGTCATTAGAACAAACAAAGAACATCTATTTTTTGCACAGGAAGGAACAAGCCTCGCTCGTAACTCCGATTAAAAAAGAGAAATGCATAAAAAAAAGACTAAAATTCAAGGGAAATTTATTTAGCAAAGGTCTAGATTATTTCTTTTATCAATAGAAAAAAAATTAGTGATTGAGGCTCATTCTAAACTGAACAGCCTCAATCACCAATATAAGAAACAATTTTGAAAATCGGTACGTCCTAAAAATTAGAAACGATAACCGAGACCACCACCGACTTTAAATCCATTCAAGTTAACTTTGTGATGATGGCTAACATAATCACTGCTATTATGAGAATGGAACT
This window contains:
- a CDS encoding sensor histidine kinase; this translates as MFSFRQKIFISYVFVFCIFIIPLFPLVSHWVHRIIVKGMENRASEIIAHIQDAPNKETLIKRLKDQKSNIFFRMGIISEESKVLYDSHVKRILGPKFHQNYVLDHPEVREAFDCGLGFHEAYSKILQQKFTYFAKSFGYQNKTYVLRTAFPQQYVDEMTRDFEIGFLVFATAILLLFSMITWIAMNHLTKPIQKIIQSARSYQMGGQQSFSEIDTSNLNPKDDFTKLALTLNSLSAKIRNHIHILTQERDEKEAILESLVEGVIAVDRTMCIAYANHMAIKFIGLNQLDLIGQKFSSLNQEKYLTLLRQCQEEEKPLTDTLEINIEGKKLYLDIVAAPKRNNSGAILVLQDKTAHYKIFEMRRDFIANASHELKTPITIIRGFAEALYDNPGLPQDIQNEITTKIVRNCKRMTALIKDLLTLADIENIPSSRLSLCDLFDLTTRCQSMLHEIFPDAEVNIETSSDDIKLIVDEDLFELAIMNLIENAAKYSSRPAHIFVKLNDLSDHIVIEVSDQGIGIPLADQEHIFDRFYTVDKAHSQKMGGSGLGLSIVKTIIEKHFGTITLKSELGKGSTFTITLPKSIRPEVEF
- a CDS encoding AAA family ATPase, whose product is MTNDVRLTSDLIHEAQNKIDQIRQEIGKVVVGQTFLIDCLLIGLFADGHLLLEGVPGLAKTLAATTFSKIIDCQFKRVQFTPDLLPADLVGTPIYNPKEGTFSIKQGPIFTNILLADEINRAPAKVQSALLEVMQEKQVTIGGETFEAPRPFLVLATQNPIEQEGTYPLSEAQTDRFMMKILLTYPSRAEEKEILKRIGSLSPLPAISAILSVEDILFFRKLVNEVYLDEKIFEYILDIIQTTRKPEDYQLGQIKGLLEYGASPRATLALKQAAKAHAFIRGRYFVNPQDIKDVCLPILRHRLRLSYEAEAENLTTDAVIRQILDTLPIP
- a CDS encoding DUF58 domain-containing protein: MNPTLLEIFQHIRRIQIETTRNVDDLFAGIYRSAFKGRGLEFEDVREYQPGDDIRSIDWNVTARLQTPYLKNFREERELTVMLVVDISASSHFSHIKQLKSELIAEVAALLAFSAIKNQDNVGLLLFSNQIELYLKPKKGLRHVLRVIRELLFFQPQYRGTDLQKALRFLGNVQKKQSTCFLISDFLTQPLFHAIHVTAKRHELIGIQLYDEYEQNFPSMGLISLYDLESNKKALIDSSDKSLQKFYQESSKYRQQLWQKTFAKAGAAWISIRTDESSTQALYNFFKFRHKK